The following coding sequences lie in one Longimicrobium sp. genomic window:
- a CDS encoding amidohydrolase — protein sequence MTRTIVRTAALAAPLAFAAGCARTLPQPVPTMPRSEAAPVLTRPNPAAPADMVLVNGKIFVGDSAGTIVEAMAVRGGRVVYAGPRVGVDSLVGLNTAQHNLEGRLVTPGFNDAHIHFAAGGASLLAVDLGGTRSLAEIERRVAAAAARAQPGEWITGRGWDHTRLPASELGPGGWPTNEILNRAAPRNPVLLSRVDGHTSWANREALRIAGVTRATRAPAGGEIVRTPAGEPTGILKESAEGLVGRVVPDPTPAQVRRGIRAALEMAARTGVTSVQSDVSPADVEVYRALAAADSLTVRVYGWLPLTERTIRELQARGVTAPTGDEWVRLGMVKGYTDGTLGSRTAAMLEPFADDHSTRGLPQYTQAQLDSLVGMADRAGLQVILHAIGDAANRQALDAFERVIRVNPAHPRRHRIEHAQVLDRRDIPRFRQLGVIASMQPTHATSDMRWAETRIGHERAAEGAYAWRTLLDSGAVVIFGTDFAVEPMAPVEGIYSAVTRQSREEPGVPPGGWLPEQRLTRAEAIRLYTAASAYGEWEEARKGTLRPGMFADFVVWSADLLTIPEAEILKAEPTMTVVGGRTVFRRP from the coding sequence ACCATCGTCCGCACCGCCGCGCTCGCGGCGCCGCTGGCCTTCGCCGCCGGCTGCGCCCGCACGCTCCCGCAGCCCGTCCCCACGATGCCGCGGAGCGAGGCGGCTCCCGTCCTGACACGCCCAAACCCCGCGGCGCCGGCGGACATGGTGCTGGTCAACGGCAAGATCTTCGTGGGCGACAGCGCGGGGACGATCGTGGAGGCGATGGCCGTGCGGGGCGGCCGCGTTGTGTACGCCGGCCCGCGGGTGGGGGTCGATTCGCTGGTGGGCCTGAACACGGCGCAGCACAACCTCGAAGGCCGCCTGGTGACGCCCGGCTTCAACGACGCGCACATCCACTTCGCCGCGGGCGGGGCGTCGCTGCTGGCGGTGGACCTCGGTGGCACGCGGTCGCTGGCCGAGATCGAGCGCCGAGTGGCCGCCGCAGCCGCCCGCGCGCAGCCCGGCGAGTGGATCACGGGTCGCGGATGGGACCACACGCGCCTCCCCGCCAGCGAGCTCGGCCCGGGCGGCTGGCCGACCAACGAGATCCTGAACCGCGCCGCCCCCCGCAACCCCGTGCTCCTCTCGCGCGTGGACGGGCACACCTCGTGGGCGAACCGCGAGGCGCTGCGCATCGCGGGGGTCACGCGCGCCACCCGCGCCCCCGCCGGAGGCGAGATCGTGCGCACCCCCGCGGGCGAGCCGACCGGCATCCTCAAGGAGTCCGCCGAGGGGCTGGTGGGGCGCGTCGTCCCCGATCCCACCCCGGCGCAGGTGAGGCGCGGCATCCGCGCGGCGCTGGAGATGGCGGCCCGCACCGGCGTCACCAGCGTTCAGAGCGACGTCTCCCCCGCCGACGTGGAGGTGTACCGCGCCCTCGCCGCCGCCGACTCGCTGACGGTGCGCGTCTACGGCTGGCTGCCGCTCACCGAGCGCACCATCCGCGAGCTGCAGGCGCGCGGCGTCACCGCCCCCACCGGCGACGAGTGGGTGCGGCTGGGGATGGTGAAGGGGTACACGGACGGCACGCTCGGCTCGCGCACGGCGGCCATGCTGGAGCCCTTCGCGGACGACCATTCCACCCGCGGACTTCCACAGTACACGCAGGCGCAGCTCGACTCGCTGGTCGGCATGGCGGACCGCGCGGGGCTCCAGGTGATCCTGCACGCCATCGGCGACGCGGCAAACCGGCAGGCGCTGGACGCGTTCGAGCGCGTGATCCGGGTCAACCCCGCCCACCCGCGCCGCCACCGCATCGAGCACGCGCAGGTGCTGGACCGGCGCGACATCCCGCGCTTCCGGCAGCTCGGCGTGATCGCGTCCATGCAGCCCACGCACGCCACCAGCGACATGCGCTGGGCCGAGACGCGCATCGGCCACGAGCGCGCGGCGGAGGGCGCCTACGCCTGGCGCACGCTCCTCGACTCGGGCGCGGTGGTCATCTTTGGAACCGACTTCGCCGTGGAGCCGATGGCGCCGGTGGAGGGCATCTACTCCGCCGTCACGCGCCAGAGCCGCGAGGAGCCGGGGGTGCCGCCGGGCGGCTGGCTCCCCGAGCAGCGCCTGACCCGCGCCGAGGCGATCCGCCTCTACACCGCCGCGTCCGCGTACGGCGAGTGGGAAGAGGCGCGCAAAGGCACGCTGCGCCCGGGCATGTTCGCCGACTTCGTCGTCTGGTCCGCCGACCTGCTGACCATCCCCGAGGCGGAGATCCTCAAGGCCGAGCCCACGATGACGGTGGTGGGCGGCCGCACCGTCTTCCGGCGCCCGTGA
- a CDS encoding patatin-like phospholipase family protein, producing MKKPAEKTPAPRKRGTTDHGDLGLVLTGGGARGAYQVGFLRYLAKAYPELHIPILTGVSAGAINVALLAQHHGTFLQAADELAALWGELTPERIFHVDTGALLGNMGRWGMRFARASRGESRVRGVVDTEPLRSFLEEALCPVNGELTGIDYNLHRGTLRAAAIGTTSYTTGQSVIWLQGRAIETWERPQRRSVNTRLRVEHVMASAALPLFFPAVQIGDHWYGDGNVRLTAPLSPALHLGAHKIIAVSTRYGRNFDEAAKPQVHGYPPPAQVMGVLFDAVFLDLIDQDALRMQKMNEVLNRVPKTRRDGMRVVDLLVVRPSRDLARIAAEYEPRLPRPIRLLTRGLGTRETAAPDVLSMLMFQDDYVKRLIALGEEDAERRSKEIDRFMRGSGD from the coding sequence GTGAAGAAGCCGGCGGAGAAGACGCCCGCGCCCCGGAAGCGCGGCACCACTGACCACGGCGACCTCGGGCTCGTCCTGACCGGCGGGGGCGCGCGCGGTGCGTACCAGGTGGGCTTCCTCCGCTACCTGGCGAAGGCGTATCCGGAGCTGCACATCCCTATCCTGACGGGGGTGTCCGCGGGCGCCATCAACGTCGCCCTGCTGGCTCAGCACCACGGCACCTTTCTCCAGGCCGCCGACGAGCTCGCCGCGCTCTGGGGCGAGCTGACGCCCGAGCGAATCTTCCACGTGGACACCGGCGCCCTCCTCGGCAACATGGGGCGCTGGGGGATGCGGTTCGCGCGGGCGTCACGCGGCGAGTCGCGGGTGCGCGGCGTGGTGGACACGGAGCCGCTGCGCTCCTTCCTCGAAGAAGCGCTCTGCCCCGTGAACGGCGAGCTGACCGGCATCGACTACAACCTGCACCGCGGCACGCTGCGGGCGGCGGCCATCGGCACCACCAGCTACACGACGGGCCAGTCGGTGATCTGGCTGCAGGGGCGCGCCATCGAGACGTGGGAGCGGCCGCAGCGGCGCAGCGTCAATACGAGGCTACGGGTGGAGCACGTGATGGCTTCCGCCGCGCTCCCCCTCTTCTTCCCCGCGGTCCAGATTGGCGACCACTGGTACGGCGACGGCAACGTGCGGCTGACGGCCCCGCTCTCCCCCGCGCTGCACCTGGGTGCGCACAAGATCATCGCGGTTTCCACGCGCTACGGCCGCAACTTCGACGAGGCGGCCAAGCCCCAGGTGCACGGCTATCCGCCGCCCGCGCAGGTGATGGGCGTCCTCTTCGACGCCGTCTTCCTGGACCTGATCGACCAGGACGCGCTGCGCATGCAGAAGATGAACGAGGTCCTCAACCGCGTCCCCAAGACGCGGCGCGACGGGATGCGCGTCGTCGACCTGCTGGTGGTGCGCCCCTCGCGCGACCTGGCCCGCATCGCCGCCGAGTACGAGCCGCGCCTCCCGCGCCCCATCCGCCTCCTCACCCGTGGCCTCGGCACGCGCGAGACCGCCGCCCCGGACGTCCTCAGCATGCTGATGTTCCAGGACGACTACGTGAAGCGCCTCATCGCCCTCGGCGAGGAAGACGCCGAGCGCCGCTCCAAGGAGATCGACCGTTTCATGCGCGGCAGCGGGGACTGA
- a CDS encoding NUDIX domain-containing protein — protein sequence MRLVLRHPLVSVTVVPVREDGRIVLARRVDSDRWVLPGGLLDWGETVEEAARRELEEETGMEVARMGRLVGVYSAPGRDPRGHSVTILVAAEVRGTASISDPLEISEIHAFAPAEVPFQHMALGTDVMLRNYLAGQTVIA from the coding sequence ATGCGTCTCGTGCTGCGGCACCCGCTCGTGAGCGTGACCGTGGTGCCCGTGCGCGAGGATGGGCGCATCGTGCTGGCGCGCAGGGTGGACTCGGATCGCTGGGTGCTGCCGGGTGGGCTGCTCGACTGGGGCGAGACGGTGGAGGAGGCCGCCCGCCGCGAGCTGGAGGAGGAGACCGGGATGGAGGTGGCGCGGATGGGGCGGCTCGTCGGCGTCTACTCGGCACCGGGGCGCGATCCGCGAGGGCACTCGGTGACGATCCTCGTGGCGGCGGAGGTGCGCGGGACGGCCAGCATCAGCGACCCGCTTGAGATCAGCGAGATCCACGCGTTCGCGCCCGCCGAGGTCCCGTTCCAGCACATGGCGCTCGGCACCGACGTCATGCTGCGCAACTACCTCGCGGGGCAGACGGTCATCGCCTGA